The following DNA comes from Acidimicrobiales bacterium.
AGGCTCGGGTCGCAGCGGACCCCGTAGAAGTTCTGGACGCGCCGCTCGGTCGGCAGCCCGTTGTCGTCCCACCCCATCGGATAGAAGACCTCGTGGCCCCGCATGCGCCGGTAGCGGGCGACCGTGTCGGTGTGGGTGTAGGAGAACACGTGCCCGACGTGCAGCGACCCGCTCACCGTGGGGGGCGGCGTGTCGATGCTGTAGATCTCGGCCCGGGTCTTCGTCCGGTCGAAGCGGTAGGTGCCCTCGGCCTCCCACCGCTCGCTCCACTTCGCTTCCAGGCCGTCCAGCGATGGCTTGTCGGGGACGGTGGGGCTCACCGGGCCGAGCGTACCGGGTGCCCCGAATCCCACCCGTCGGCATATCGGGCGGGCGGTACCGTGGCCCGATGCTCCGCCTCCACGACTCGGTGACCGGTGAGGTCGCCCCGCTGCCCCAGCGGGACGAGGGCGTGATCGGCATGTACGTGTGCGGGCCGACCGTGTACGACCACCCCCACGTCGGGCACGGCCGGTTCACCCTCGTGTGGGACGTGATCCGCCGGTACCTGGAGTGGTCCGGCGTCGAGGTGCGCTTCGTCCAGAACGTCACCGACATCGACGACAAGATCATCCGCCGGGCGGCCGAGGAGGACCGGTCGACCGACGACGTGGCCGCCGAGTACGAGCAGGCCTGGTACGACGCCATGGGCGCGCTCGGGGTGGCCCGGCCGACGGCCGACCCGCACGCCACCGCCTACGTGGACGCCATGGTGAAGGCGGTCGGCGAGCTCGTGGACCGCGGCATCGCCTACGAGACCGACGACGGCGTGTACTTCTCGGTCGACGCCGTCGCCGACTACGGGCTGCTGGCCCGCCAGTCGCTCGACTCGCTGAGGTCGGGGGCGAGGGTCGAGGTCGACGAGGACAAGCGCTCGCCGCTCGACTTCGCCCTCTGGAAGAAGGCCAAGCCGGGCGAGCCGACGTGGCCGTCGCCGTGGGGCGACGGGCGGCCCGGATGGCACACCGAGTGCGTCGTGATGTCGCTCGACCTGCTGGGCGAGGGCTTCGACCTGCACGGCGGCGGCATCGACCTCGCCTTCCCGCACCACGAGAACGAGCGGGCCCAGGCCGTCGCGCTCGGCCGGCCGTTCGCCGCCCGGTGGGTGCACAGCGGGCACGTCGTGGCGGCGGGCGGCGAGAAGATGTCGAAGTCGCTCGGCAACTTCACGTCGCTGACCGACCTGCTGGCCCGGACCGACGGCCGCGCCTACCGCCTCCTCGTGCTCCAGTCGCACTACCGGTCGCCGCTCGAGGTCACCCCGGGCACGATCGCCGAGGCCGAGCGGGCCCTGCGCCGGCTCGACGACCTGGCCAGGCGGGCGGCCGAGGCCGGCCTGGACGGCGCCGCCCCCGACGGCGCCGCGCTGGCCCGGTTCCGCGAGGTCATGGACGACGACCTCGACACGCCGGCGGCGATCGCCCTGCTGTTCGACCTCGTGCGCCGGGCCAACACCGCGCTGGCCGCCGGCGACGCCGCCGGGGCCGGGCCGGCGTGGGCGGCGGTGGCCGACATGGCGAGGGCGGTCGGGCTCGAACTGCGCTCGGCCGGCGCCGAGGTGCCGGCCGACGTGGCCGAGCGAGCGGCCGCCCGCGACGCGGCGCGGGCGGCCAGGGACTGGGCCACCGCCGACCGCCTGCGGGACGAGCTCACCGCCGCCGGCTGGGTGGTGGAGGACACGCCGGCGGGGACGAGGGTCCGCCCCGCCGGCTGACCGTCCCGGCCTCCCTACGGGAGACCGATGGGCGGGACGGTCACGTCAGGGCCCTCCTCCTCGCCCGGGTCGCAGCCGATCACGACCCCGCCGACCTCGGCGCCGGTGCAGTCGCCGACGCCGATCGTCACGTCGTCGTTGCCGATGGTCGTGCTGTCGTCGTCGTCACCGCCGCCGCCGCCGCCCGGCGGGGGCGGGGTCGTGGGCGGCGGGACGGTCGGGGGCGGGCTGGTGGGGGGCGGGCTCGTGGGAGGCGGGCTGGTCGGAGGGGGGCTCGTGGGCGGGGGCGTCGAGGGCGACGGGCCGCCGCCACCGCCGTCGCCCGGGTCGGGCGCGGGCGTCCCGCCGCCACCGGGCGTGCCGGGGCCGGGCGACCCGGCCGGCGGGCTCCCGGCCGGCGCCCCGCCGGTGCTCGGCGCGCCGTCGGGGCCGCCGCTCGGGGCGGTGCGGGCTACGGCGGTGCCCGAGGTGTACCGGGGGGACGACGACGTGCCGGCCGCGGCCGGCGCGCCCTGGAAGGCGACGCCCCTGGCCAGCTCGTAGCGGGGCAGGTCGCCCAACGACCGGCCGCCGGACGCGGCCTCCTCGAACGGGGCGGCGGCGAAGGGGCTGGCGCCGGCGGCGCTGCCGAAGACCGGGGACCGCAGGGGGTCGCCGCCGACCGACATGGCGCTCGTGATGCCGACGAGGAGCAGCGCCGCGCAGCCGCCGGACACGGCCCGCCGGGCCCAGGCAGGCAGGCCCCGGCGGGGGGTGGCGGGGATGGCCGCGGCCGCGGGGGCGGCGTCGCCGACGACCTCCGCCCAGCGGCGCTGGGCGGTGCCGGCCAGGGTGGCGGGGAGGGGCGCCACCCAGGGCGCGAGGTCGTCGGCGGGGGAGGACGCGGCCGCCACGGCGGCCCGGCAGGAGGCGCAGCGCCGGACGTGGCCGGGGGTGGGCGCCGGCGCGTCCCGGTGGTCGGCGACGGCGGCCGCCGCCGTCAGGGCCCGGTGGCAGGCGCCGCCGCTGCGGCCCGGTCGGTCGGCCAGGGCGTCGGCCGCGGCGGCGGCCAGGGCCCGCTCCCGGAACCCGGCCCGCACCTTGGCGGCCAGCCGCTCGGCGGCCGGCGGGGCGAGGCGGAGGGCGGCCGCCGCCACCTCGACGGGCACCTCCTCGACCTCGAGCAGCCAGAGCAGGGACCGCCAGCGCTCGGGCATGGCCAGCAGGGCGCGCACGGCGGGCGGCGCGCCAGCGGTCGCGTCGGCGGGCGCGTGGTCCTCGCCGGCCGCCCGCAGCTCGGACAGGCCGGCCTCGCGCACGGCGGCGAGCAGCTCGCCGGCGGGGACGGTCGACCCGGCGTCGGGGCCGGCGGGGCCGAACGTGGTGGCGAGGGCGGTGGCGGCGGCGGACGCCGCGAGCGCGTCGTGGCGGCGGGTCACCACCTGCGCCAGGCGCCAGGCGGCCGGCCCGTGCCGGCGGCTCAGCTCCTCGAGCGCAACCGCGTCGCCCTTCCCGGCCCTCTCGGCCAGCTCACGGTCGTCGATGGCGGCGGACATGGCGGCGGAGTTCGACACGACCCCACTCGGTTCCTGCCGACTTGACACGCGCCCGCCGCGGTCCTTGCCTTTCCCGGTGCCCAGGAGCGCCGACCGCCGCCCGCTGCCGGCCGGCTTCGCCACCATCTGGACGACGGTGGCCCTCGACCTCGTGGGCTTCGGGATCGTCCTGCCCATCCTCCCGCTCTACGCCGAGCGGTTCGGGGCCGGCCCCGCGACCGTCGGGCTGCTCGTCGCCACGTTCTCGGTCGCCCAGCTCGTCTTCGCCCCGCTGTGGGGCCGGCTGTCGGACCGGGTCGGGCGCCGCCCCGTCCTCCTCGTCTCCCTCGTCGGCACGGCCGTCGGCAGCCTGCTGACCGGCCTCGCCGGCAGCCTGTGGGTGCTGTTCGCCGGCCGGGTGGTGGACGGCGTGTCCGGCGCCAGCGTGTCGGTGGCCCAGGCGTCGGTGGTCGACCTCGCCCCGCCCGAGGAGCGGGCCAGGCTCCTCGGCCTGCTCGGCGCCGCCTTCGGGCTCGGCTTCGTGGCCGGCCCCGCCCTCGGCGCGCTCGCCGCCCTCGGCGGCCCCGAGGTGCCGTTCCTGCTGGCCGCCGGCATCGCCGCCGTCAACGCGCTGGTCGCCGCCCGGCGGCTGCCCGAGACCCGGCCCGTCGCCCCCGCCGCGGACGCCGTGGCCGCCCCGCCGGTGCGCGGCGACCTGGCCCGGCTGGCGGCCGTCGCCTTCGTCTCCCTCGTCGCCTTCAGCGGGTTCGAGGCGACGTTCGCGCTGCTCGGCGAGGCCCGCCTGGACCTCACGATCTCCTCGACCGGCGCGGTGTTCGCGGCGATCGGCGTCGTCCTCGTGGCCGTGCAGGTCGCGCTCGTCCACCCCGTCAACCGCCGCCTCGGCGAGGCCACCACCCTCCGGGCCGGGCTCGCCCTCGACGCCGTCGGCCTGTGCCTGCTCGCCGCCGCCGACGGGTGGCCGCTGCTGGTCCCCGCCCTGCTGGCGCTCGTCGTCGGCCAGGGCCTCGTCACCCCGACGTTGTCGGCCGCCGTCGGGCGGCGGGCGGGCGCCGAGCGGCGGGGCGCGGCGCTCGGCGTGCAGCAGTCGGCCGGCGGGCTGGCCCGCGTCGCCGGCCCGGCGGCGGCCGGCGCGCTGTTCGAGCACCTCGGCATCGGCGCGCCCTACGTGGTCGGCGCCGTGCTCGCCCTGATCGCCCTCGCGCTGGTGCCGGCGAGGGTTGTCGAGGCCGCGCCCGCCGGGGTACCGTGAGACTTACCAGTCGGTAACTTACGGTGCGGGGTGTCGCCATGGCCTTCTCCCTCGAGCTCGACGAGGACCAGCTCCAGCTCCAGAAGTGGGTCCACGACTTCGCCGACCAGGTCGTCCGCCCCGCCGCCGCCGAGTGGGACGAGCGCGAGGAGACGCCCTGGCCGCTCATCGAGGAGGCGGCCCGCATCGGCCTGTACTCCTTCGACTTCTGGGCCAACGCCTTCTCGGACGCCACCGGCCTCACCATGCCGATCGTCAACGAGGAGCTGTTCTGGGGCGACGCCGGCATCGGCCTGTCGATCGTCGGCACCCTGCTCGGCGTCACCGGGATCATGGGCAACGGCACCCCCGAGCAGATGATGGAGTGGGTGCCCCAGTGCTTCGGCACGCCCGAGAAGCCGGCGGTCGCCGCCTTCTGCGTGAGCGAGCCCGACGCCGGGTCGGACGTCTCGTCGCTGCGCACGACGGCCGTCTACGACGAGGCCCGCGACGAGTGGGTCCTGAACGGCCAGAAGACCTGGATCACCAACGGCGGCATCGCCGACGTGCACGTCGTCGTCGCGTCCGTCGACCGGTCGCTGAAGGGCAGGGGCCAGGCGTCCTTCGTCGTCCCGAAGGGCACGCCCGGCCTCTCCCAGGGCGCCAAGTTCAAGAAGCACGGCATCCGGGCCAGCCACACGGCCGAGGTCGTCCTCGACGACGTGCGCGTCCCCGGCTCGTGCCTGCTCGGCGGCAAGGAGCGGCTGGACGAGCGCCTGGCCAGGGCCCGCGAGGGCAAGCCGGCCCGCACCCAGGCGGCGATGGCGACCTTCGAGGCGACCAGGCCGATCGTCGGCGCCCAGGCCATCGGCATCGCGAGGGCGGCCTACGAGTACGCCCTGGAGTACGCCAAGGAGCGCAAGCAGTTCGGCCGGCCGATCGTCACCAACCAGGCCATCGCCTTCACCCTGGCGGACATGGCGACCGAGATCGACGCCGCCCGCCTGCTCGTGTGGCGGGCCGCGTGGATGGGCAAGGCCGGCAAGCCGTTCGGCGCCGGCGAGGGCTCGATGTCGAAGCTGAAGGCCGGCCGGGTGGCGACCTGGGCCACCGAGCGGGCCATCCAGATCCTCGGTGGCTACGGGTACGTGCGCGAGTACCCCGTCGAGCGCTGGCACCGCGACGCGAAGATCTACGAGATCTTCGAGGGCACCGCCGAGATCCAGCACCTGGTCATCGCCAGGGCCATCAGCGGCCTGCGCATCGAGTAGCCCGGTCGCGCCGCGGGTAGTGGCGCGGGCATGAGTGATCTCGCACTACTGGGCGCCCGGGTGGTCGTGGGCGGGTACGTGGCCGCGCACGGGGCGCAGAAGCTGTTCGGGGCGTTCGGCGGGCACGGGATCGAGGGCACGGGCGGCTTCTTCGAGTCGCTCGGCCTCACGCCCGGCAAGCGGATGGCCGTCACCGCGGGCACGTCCGAGCTGGGCGGGGGCGTGCTGACCGCCGCCGGCCTGGCCCACCCCGTCGGCCCGCTGGCCATCGCCTCGACCATGGGCGTCGCCGCCGCCACCGCCCACCGCCGCAAGGGCGCCTTCTCGGCCACCGGCGGCCCCGAGCTGCCGCTCACCAACCTGGCCGCGGCGGCCGCCCTCGCCGCCGCCGGGACCGGCCGCTACAGCCTCGACCGCCTCCTCGGCGTGCGGGCCCCGAGCCGGGTCGTCCGCTTCACCCTGCTCGCCTCGGCCGTGGCCGGCGCGGTGACGACGGCCAGGGCCTTCGCCGCCTCCCGCCGCCCGTCCGAGCCCCAGCCGGCCGACGACGACCTCGTCGTCGACCTCACCGCCGAGGACAGCGGCCGCCACGTCGTGGAGGCGGTCGAGCACCCCGTCTGACCACGCGCGGCGCCGCCCGCCGCGTCGGCGTCGTTGACAGGGCCCCCGCGGTCGGTCACCATCTGCGCC
Coding sequences within:
- the cysS gene encoding cysteine--tRNA ligase: MLRLHDSVTGEVAPLPQRDEGVIGMYVCGPTVYDHPHVGHGRFTLVWDVIRRYLEWSGVEVRFVQNVTDIDDKIIRRAAEEDRSTDDVAAEYEQAWYDAMGALGVARPTADPHATAYVDAMVKAVGELVDRGIAYETDDGVYFSVDAVADYGLLARQSLDSLRSGARVEVDEDKRSPLDFALWKKAKPGEPTWPSPWGDGRPGWHTECVVMSLDLLGEGFDLHGGGIDLAFPHHENERAQAVALGRPFAARWVHSGHVVAAGGEKMSKSLGNFTSLTDLLARTDGRAYRLLVLQSHYRSPLEVTPGTIAEAERALRRLDDLARRAAEAGLDGAAPDGAALARFREVMDDDLDTPAAIALLFDLVRRANTALAAGDAAGAGPAWAAVADMARAVGLELRSAGAEVPADVAERAAARDAARAARDWATADRLRDELTAAGWVVEDTPAGTRVRPAG
- a CDS encoding MFS transporter — its product is MPRSADRRPLPAGFATIWTTVALDLVGFGIVLPILPLYAERFGAGPATVGLLVATFSVAQLVFAPLWGRLSDRVGRRPVLLVSLVGTAVGSLLTGLAGSLWVLFAGRVVDGVSGASVSVAQASVVDLAPPEERARLLGLLGAAFGLGFVAGPALGALAALGGPEVPFLLAAGIAAVNALVAARRLPETRPVAPAADAVAAPPVRGDLARLAAVAFVSLVAFSGFEATFALLGEARLDLTISSTGAVFAAIGVVLVAVQVALVHPVNRRLGEATTLRAGLALDAVGLCLLAAADGWPLLVPALLALVVGQGLVTPTLSAAVGRRAGAERRGAALGVQQSAGGLARVAGPAAAGALFEHLGIGAPYVVGAVLALIALALVPARVVEAAPAGVP
- a CDS encoding acyl-CoA dehydrogenase family protein: MAFSLELDEDQLQLQKWVHDFADQVVRPAAAEWDEREETPWPLIEEAARIGLYSFDFWANAFSDATGLTMPIVNEELFWGDAGIGLSIVGTLLGVTGIMGNGTPEQMMEWVPQCFGTPEKPAVAAFCVSEPDAGSDVSSLRTTAVYDEARDEWVLNGQKTWITNGGIADVHVVVASVDRSLKGRGQASFVVPKGTPGLSQGAKFKKHGIRASHTAEVVLDDVRVPGSCLLGGKERLDERLARAREGKPARTQAAMATFEATRPIVGAQAIGIARAAYEYALEYAKERKQFGRPIVTNQAIAFTLADMATEIDAARLLVWRAAWMGKAGKPFGAGEGSMSKLKAGRVATWATERAIQILGGYGYVREYPVERWHRDAKIYEIFEGTAEIQHLVIARAISGLRIE
- a CDS encoding DoxX family protein, whose protein sequence is MSDLALLGARVVVGGYVAAHGAQKLFGAFGGHGIEGTGGFFESLGLTPGKRMAVTAGTSELGGGVLTAAGLAHPVGPLAIASTMGVAAATAHRRKGAFSATGGPELPLTNLAAAAALAAAGTGRYSLDRLLGVRAPSRVVRFTLLASAVAGAVTTARAFAASRRPSEPQPADDDLVVDLTAEDSGRHVVEAVEHPV